In Sorghum bicolor cultivar BTx623 chromosome 8, Sorghum_bicolor_NCBIv3, whole genome shotgun sequence, one genomic interval encodes:
- the LOC8084202 gene encoding LRR receptor-like serine/threonine-protein kinase FLS2 has protein sequence MSSTPLVPCQRGQASSLLRLKHSFNTTGAGGDSTTFRSWVAGTDCCSWEGVSCGNADGRVTSLDLRGRQLQAGGGLDPALFGLTSLTHLDLSGNDFNMSQLPSAGFERLTALTHLDLSDTNLAGSVPSGISRLKNLVHLDLSTRFWVVDFDDKNSEIHYTSDSIWQLSAANLDTLLENLTNLEELRLGTADLSGNGPRWCHDVAKFTPKLQVLSLPYCSLSGSICKSFSALEFLRVIDLHYNHLSGSVPEFLAGFSNLTVLQLSTNKFDGWFPPIIFLHKKLQTLDLSGNLGISGVLPTYFTQDTNMENLFVNNTNFSELRIADISSNHFTGTLPVGWFKMLKSMMTRSDNETLVMQNQYHHGQTYHFTAAITYKGNYMTNLNILRTLVLMDISDNAFCGTIPESIGELVLLLGLNMSHNALEGPILAQFGSLKQLESLDLSSNELSGEIPEELASLNFLSTLNLSYNMLAGRIPESSQFSTFSNSSFLGNTGLCGPPVLKQCSNRTDTSLIHVSEDSIDVLLFMFTALGFGIFFSITVIVIWGRHSRK, from the exons ATGTCGTCCACACCCCTGGTTCCCTGCCAGCGGGGGCAGGCCTCCTCGCTCCTCCGTCTGAAGCACTCCTTCAACAcaaccggcgccggcggcgattCCACCACCTTCCGGTCATGGGTCGCCGGCACGGACTGCTGCAGCTGGGAAGGCGTCAGCTGTGGCAACGCAGATGGACGTGTAACCAGCCTCGACTTGCGCGGCCGGCAGCTGCAAGCTGGCGGCGGCCTTGACCCAGCTCTGTTCGGCCTGACCTCGCTCACCCACCTCGACCTCTCCGGCAACGACTTCAACATGTCCCAGCTCCCATCCGCCGGGTTCGAGCGGCTCACCGCTCTCACCCACCTTGACCTCTCCGACACCAACTTGGCAGGCTCGGTGCCGTCTGGCATCAGTCGCCTCAAGAACCTGGTTCATCTTGATCTCTCAACGAGGTTCTGGGTCGTTGATTTCGACGACAAAAACAGCGAAATTCACTACACCTCGGACTCCATTTGGCAGCTTTCGGCGGCAAACCTTGACACTCTACTTGAGAATCTCACGAACCTGGAGGAGCTCCGTTTGGGCACGGCGGACCTGTCCGGCAACGGGCCGCGATGGTGTCACGACGTGGCCAAATTCACTCCTAAGCTTCAGGTTCTCAGCTTACCATACTGCTCGCTGTCAGGTTCCATATGTAAATCCTTCTCGGCATTGGAGTTTCTCAGAGTGATCGATCTTCATTATAATCACTTGTCTGGTTCAGTGCCAGAGTTCTTGGCTGGCTTCTCCAACCTAACAGTTCTTCAGCTTTCGACAAATAAGTTTGATGGATGGTTCCCTCCCATCATATTCCTACACAAGAAGTTACAAACACTTGACCTCTCTGGAAATCTTGGGATCTCTGGTGTTCTGCCAACTTATTTCACGCAGGACACCAACATGGAGAATCTGTTTGTCAACAACACCAACTTCTCAG AACTGCGAATTGCCGATATCTCTTCAAACCACTTCACTGGTACATTGCCAGTAGGATGGTTTAAGATGCTCAAGTCTATGATGACCAGATCTGATAACGAGACATTAGTCATGCAAAATCAATATCACCATGGGCAAACATACCATTTTACAGCGGCAATAACATACAAAGGGAATTACATGACCAACTTGAATATATTGAGGACCCTTGTGCTGATGGATATCTCAGACAATGCATTCTGCGGTACCATCCCTGAGTCCATTGGGGAACTTGTGCTCCTTCTCGGGCTCAACATGTCTCATAATGCTCTAGAAGGGCCAATTCTAGCTCAATTTGGCAGCTTAAAACAACTTGAATCATTGGACCTCTCCTCAAATGAGCTTTCTGGTGAGATCCCAGAGGAGCTAGCATCACTGAACTTCCTTTCGACTTTGAATCTGTCCTATAACATGTTGGCTGGACGAATACCAGAGTCATCTCAGTTCTCCACATTTTCCAATAGCTCTTTTCTGGGGAACACTGGTTTATGTGGACCTCCAGTGTTGAAACAATGCAGCAACCGAACAGATACAAGCCTGATACATGTTTCAGAGGACTCTATAGATGTCCTGCTCTTCATGTTCACTGCATTGGGATTTGGCATCTTCTTTTCAATTACAGTAATAGTGATATGGGGACGCCACAGCCGAAAGTGA